One segment of Candidatus Hydrogenedentota bacterium DNA contains the following:
- a CDS encoding Gfo/Idh/MocA family oxidoreductase: MTDKVLGVGIIGSGFMGQTYARTVRDMVRRARLVAVAEGSGATKLAEDYGIAHCTSYRDMLKRPDLDLVMVATPHALHAEHALASARAGKHLLVDKPMACTVAACDATLEACGASGLRCGVTFTQRTRAGFAKALEVLATGQLGAIRHVRTCQVVPDGLGTVPAWQMNTDNIGLLFGHGIHNIDAVRALTGQEVKSVFAKTRTLTGAPVDGTSDVLLTMRDGSVHYVFCSFEAPKPGFPRNGFGAQVFCERGLIDLDGYAETRIATAGGAWETLAVQPPVDWAGKGFLHENRLHAYGLLIQDLVDAILDGREPAITGWDGRQAVAAALAAYESSRTGREVYLDDFSG; encoded by the coding sequence ATGACGGACAAGGTACTGGGTGTTGGTATTATTGGCTCAGGGTTCATGGGCCAGACCTACGCGCGCACCGTGCGCGACATGGTCCGGCGCGCACGGCTGGTTGCTGTAGCGGAGGGCTCAGGCGCCACCAAGCTCGCGGAGGACTACGGCATAGCGCATTGCACGTCTTACCGTGACATGCTGAAACGGCCCGACCTGGACCTCGTCATGGTCGCCACGCCGCACGCCCTTCACGCCGAACATGCGCTCGCTTCGGCGCGCGCGGGCAAGCACCTGCTCGTGGACAAGCCTATGGCCTGCACCGTTGCCGCCTGCGACGCGACCCTCGAGGCCTGCGGCGCGTCCGGCCTGAGGTGCGGAGTGACGTTCACGCAGCGCACGCGCGCGGGATTCGCCAAGGCGCTGGAGGTTCTCGCCACGGGACAACTCGGCGCGATACGGCACGTACGGACGTGCCAAGTCGTGCCGGACGGACTCGGCACCGTTCCGGCCTGGCAGATGAACACCGACAATATTGGCCTGCTCTTTGGCCATGGCATCCACAACATCGACGCGGTGCGCGCGCTGACCGGACAGGAGGTCAAGAGTGTCTTCGCGAAAACGCGCACCCTGACCGGCGCCCCCGTCGATGGGACGTCCGATGTGCTCCTGACCATGCGGGACGGGTCGGTGCATTATGTCTTCTGTTCGTTCGAAGCGCCCAAGCCCGGCTTCCCGCGCAATGGTTTCGGCGCGCAGGTGTTTTGCGAACGCGGCCTGATCGACCTCGACGGCTACGCGGAAACGCGCATCGCCACGGCGGGCGGCGCCTGGGAGACCCTGGCGGTGCAACCGCCGGTCGATTGGGCGGGCAAGGGCTTTCTCCACGAGAACCGGCTCCACGCCTACGGGCTGCTTATCCAAGACCTTGTCGACGCCATCCTCGACGGTCGTGAACCGGCAATCACCGGCTGGGACGGACGTCAGGCCGTTGCGGCGGCCCTGGCCGCGTACGAGTCAAGCCGGACCGGCAGGGAAGTGTATCTCGACGATTTTTCGGGATGA